Part of the Sorghum bicolor cultivar BTx623 chromosome 1, Sorghum_bicolor_NCBIv3, whole genome shotgun sequence genome, AACGACGCCACCGGCACGGGCCTCCGCCTCTTCGTGCCGTCCGTGTCCGGCGGCCACCACGACCGGCTGCCGCTGATCGTCTACTTCCACGGCGGCGGGTACGTCCTCTTCCGCGCGGCCTCCGAGCCGTTCCACAACACCTGCACGGCGCTCGCCGCCGCGGGCCCCGCGGTCGTCGCGTCCGTGGACTACCGCCTGGCCCCCGAGCACCGCCTCCCCGCGGCGTTCGAGGACGCCGCCGACGCCGTCCTGTGGGCGCGCCcgcacgccgccgccgggagGCCCGTGTTCGTGATGGGAAGCCACAACGGGGCCAGCATCGCGTTCCGCGCCGcgctggcggcggcggacgCCGGCGTGGAGCTGCGCGGGGTGATCCTGAACCAGCCGCACCTCGGCGGCGCCGAGAGGTCGCCCGCGGAGGCGGCGTCCGTGGACGACCGCGTGCTGCCGCTGGCCGCGAACCACCTGCTCTGGGAGCTCGCGCTGCCCGTGGGCGCGGACCGGGACCACGAGTACTGCAACCCGGAGGCCATGCTCGCCCGTGTGGGCGCCGCGCGGCTGCGGAGGCTCCCGCCCTGCCTGGTGCTCGGCCGGCGCAAGGACCCGCCGAGGGACCGGACAAGGACGCTCGTCAACGCTCTGCGCAAGGCCGGGGTGGCCGTGGAGGCGAGGCTCGACGGCGCTGGGTACCACGCGATGGAGCTGTTCAAGGCCAACTGCGCCGCGGAGTTCACCGCGCAGGTGGCCGACTTCGTTCGCCGCCACTCCTCTGCCGACACCGgcgccagcgccagcgccgGCGACGTGGTTGGTATGAGCAAGCTGTGACGCATGGTCAAACCGATCGGGCCGCAGTGGAGGTTGCTGTACGGCAACTTTGGTGCAAGTTGAACCGATTTTTAAGGGCCACTTCTCAATCATATTATATCATATCATCATCGTCATGCTACAATGCTGAGCGGTGACTGGCGAGCTCGCCAGCGTCCAACTGATAGGTAGACCCGGCACACGAGGATACTAGTGCCGAGCTCGTTCAATTCCGGATAGCTACACAAGTTGGCCGCCCTTTTTTCATTTTTGTGTCGTTTTTATTTACCCGCGCGGATCGATTTCGGCGTGAATTCTGCGTGGTTGCCTGGTTGGTGGGCACCGGAAGGACACCAAGATGAAGAGGTTATGCTGTTGTAGTATTTGTATAGCTGATAGAGATTGCTTTCAACTTCTGAATAATTGAAAGCACTTTATATAATGCATGTGTGCTGGAGAACTTGGCATGCTTCATACCTTTGAAGTTTTCACAGTCAACTTTGTTGATTCTCTGAAATGAACCAAGAGGTTGAGGGCTGGAAAAAGTAGCTTCACTTGATTATGTAAAGTGATTCTCTATTGTGATTTTAAAAGTTTATGCTAACGAGTCGAAGAGAAtcattttcagcaacaaaatcagCTTCCATAGAGAATTCGAATCAGATAGGTCTCTACCAAACAAACTCTAAATACAGAGGTTGGCTTCCTTCTCATACAGTTGGATTGGTTTTAAAGTTGCAAAATAAGCGATGTAGGTCCTACAGTGTGCATACCAGTTGAGTCGATTGATGATTCCACAACTTGCGCTCACCATGAATTCAGGGATGGAGCACCGAGACCTCTCTGTCATTAGCCATAGCCTAATTAAGTTTATGTACTTGTAGGTCCAAAACCATTGATGAAGTTTCGTCAAAAAATATAGTAATTAGGAAGACATCAGATCGGTGAATGACGCATCAACCATAATCATAATCACCGGATTAGGTCGCAGCAGCGCATTTATTAGGTCGTTGACAGTAACATCACCACGCCACCAATGAAAgtctctaaggccttgtttagttcgcaaaatttttcaagatttcctgtcacatcgaatctcgcggcacatacatgaagcattaaatataaataaaaagataactaattacacagtttacttgtaatttgcgagacgaaatttttaaacctagttagtctataattgaataataattaccaaataaagccaaaaatactacagtagcaaaacctaaattttttgcgaactaaacaaggtctaaacaaAGGAACAAATGCTGCACCTGCACCTGCAGAGCGCGCGCATTGTTAATTTGGCTCCCTGGGTTGGGGTCCTCTCTTAGAGCAAACTCAATAATAAAGTCAAGTGCTTGACTATAAGCTAAGTGATTAGAGCtaagttatacaataagttgttTTATACTTGTCTTTAAAACATCTTCTCTTTCCTATTCAttctcacaacacttgctatttGAGCCcaccattacctatgcatccgtACCTAGCTTGGTGTTTGCATagagccaagctatcatctttttctctcttctctcctccacatcagcattagcttggctataaatttattattgtacctgctcttaggccagtctcaatgcatagtttcatgacactgttaccaagactataaactaggtaactatgccatatgagtttcatggggatgaaactcctctctcatctgatgaaactccttcatttaatgaccctgccaagtcagcaattttgtttatgtggcaccctatttaatgtgcatgacactctcatgaaacatgcattcatagtttcatggcacagttaccaagactataaactaggtaacggagccacaagagtttcatggggatgaaactcctctctcatctgatgaaactcattcatttaatgaccttgccaagtcagcaattttgcttatatgacacctatttaatgtgcatgacgcTCCCATAAAATATACATTAAGACTGGCCTTTCCCTCTAGATCTTTATTACAGCTAAAAGCGGATCGGCGGGCAGCGGACGTGAGAGGGCGAGATGGGCTTGCTCGACTGCTCGAGCAGGTAGCCAGGTATTGATGTTCACGGGAAGACACGAGATCCCCAGCGCAGCATGGTGCTGGTCTGCTGGAGCACGCGCCATAattccgtgccggcggcgtggaTCACGCTCCGCGGTCTCGCTAGGGTGTCCTGTCCTCTGCTGCCGCGCGCGGCGTGGCTGCTCATGATTGGTTGGAGCGATGCACGTACTACGCTCAATTGTCCACCATATTTGAGTCCTCCTCGATTGCCATGCAGCCATGCGCCTTGACTGCACGCAAACACGACCACAAtgcagaccttgtttagttcacaccaaaatctaaatttttttaagattctctgtcacattgaatcctacggcatatgcataaaacattaaatatagacgaaaataaaaactaatcacatagtttgactgtaaatcgcgagacgaatcttttgaccctagttagtctatgattaaacaatatttaccacaaacaaacgaaaatactacagtaacgaaatctaaacttttttcacatctaaacaaggccgcagTGACGAATCTGGAAAGTTACTGTCACTTTTATGTCACCATTTCATTTTTAAGCTCCCAGTATGCCACTATATATCATCTATGTATTTTAGCTAAAACAACAGCTCATGAGTATAAAATGTCTATTTTACCTATGTTGTTCCATCCTACTCTTTATATCTTTTAAGATTCTCCCTTTCTTCTCGTGTCGTCCTGCATCTCGTGCTTGCTCGTGACTAGGAGGGGGCGGCGGCAATTACCAATGAGTAGGAAGGAACAACTAGGAGGGGCGCGGCCATAATCACCAATAAGGGCCCCTTCAGAATGAAGTTAAAACAAAGAAAAATGTAAGATTTTAGAATTGAAATACTGTAGCAGCGTTTGGTTCGTAGGAAGCTCCATATAgaaaaaatagagaaaaatGTTCCTACTTGGTTGATTCTATAGGGAAAACACATGAATATTTCCATCCCGTTCAACCTTATTTTTTCTCTCCCACGCGTAGGATCGAGGCAAACAACTCTATCATCCTTGCAGTTGCAGGGGATCTTACATAGGACGGGTCAGGCTCCCAAATGATAGATTGATAGGTGGGGCCTAGGTTGCTTGATccttgtagatgattgcttaaTAACAGAAGTGAACTACCAGTCTACCACTAACATGTATCTAGAAACCATGTGTTTTTCTGTTGGCCATCCAAACAACTATACTCCCTCAGTCTCTAAGGTCATGTACAACTAAGAGAGTGAGGGTTGTCTGTAAGAGACCAAAGTCTGATATGTACACAATTAAAAAGACAGATCATACAAACTATAGATAGAGGTTGTCTATAATCAATTTAATATTTTGCATGCAGTCATGATCAGTTATAAATATCTATTTCTTTATCATTGTAATGCTGCTTCCACTTACACAAACTTAAGAAATACTCTCTCATctttcagcaaaaaaaaaaacattctagACTTTAAACTTTGTAAAAAAACGCACACACTGGCCAAGTGCAATGCCCTACAAAGTATCCATCCTTCCGtgaataaaaaaaaaagtgttGTACATGTCAAGGCCTTCTCCTCCACTCGTTCTACCTCAGGTTGCAGCACAGAGTTTCTCGAACTCTCGATATAAGGTGCCGCACCAGTCAAAAAGAAAACGCACACCTTTGCCTCATGTGCGGACGCCATCTGAGCTCCTTCCGCATCAATCTACAGACTACAATCCTGACCCACGCCCGTTCGTGCGCGCCCAGCTCTGCTCAGCCGCGACCACGCCCCTCTGAGCACCCTGCGCTGCCGCCCCCCGGCCTCACACTAGAGCGAACTAAGGCGATGACACCGGTGGGGAACGTTTGGCGCGACTCAACTACCTCCAAACCTGGAAACAACGCATAGGATCTCgctgatttgttataagagaaaaacactgctaaatAATCGACAGATAAGTTCAAACGTAGAACCACGCCGTCGGGTTGAAGACGCCATCAATGTGTACAACGTTGCTGGAGAAGGAGTCTCGCCCTTGGACAATGGGATATTCTCGTCACCTCGTGAGACGACGCGAGCCCGGTTTGCTGGCATCGGCGgggtgttgttttttttttgcgtaATTGACATTATAGAGGCGGGACCTATGGATGCCTTGTACTTGCTCTAAATAACTGTTTGTGCGTGTCACTAgttgactcgatttgtaaaaaatacgtgcaatatttatatctccaaataaatttattaaaaattatatttaaaaatattttcaataatattaattatatataccataaatattaatatttctaatatatatttagtcaaagttatttTTCTTGAAGCGAAAATGGCAGATATTTaaggatagagggagtactcactaaatttctttttttttcaatagTATGTTTTACACATGTATTCTTATTATATTCCTATATTTTTCCTATTCCTTTACTCActaaatttcttttttttcaaaagtaTGTTTTACACATGTATTCTTATTCTATTCCTATATTTTTCCTATTCCTTTATTATTGTTTGAGGggatgtttttttattttttgtgaaTCCTGTGTTCCTTAAGTCACCTTGGGCGTTCATTAATACCGAATCGATCGGTTTGGTTTCTGGGTACTCATACAAATTCGGTTCTTGATAAAACTGGTAGCGAttgatttttaaaaaaattcagtACCGAGCTAATTCGATATTGGTTCTTTCGGTTCGGTTCCGGTATGTACCGAAAGAACCGAATATATTAGAGCAGCATATAACATCAGGTTTAATAGccaattttaaataaaaaatatttcagTTTACCGAGGTACGGAACGAGAACTAGATAGAACTAAATTTTTGCGTGATGAACGAGCCGTGAATTGGTGAATGTGATTCGGTGATTTTTGGCTCTAGAGGCCTAGCCCATCAGCACACGGCCCGACGACACCTTCCGCGGGTTGCAAGTTGCCAAGGCCCACGCGCACGCATTGTGGGTGTCATTGCGACATTGCGTCCCCACCAGACAGGGCCACAACATGCGATGCGATGCCGGTGCAGGACGCGAAGTCGCGAACCGAAGGAGAAACCTGAAAGAGAGCACAGGTTTTTGCTCCCAGCTTTAAAGACGCCACGCCGCGTTCCACACGGCCCAATCGAAACCAAACTAACCAAACCCTACGTACCGAGCACACCATGGGCGGCGGCATAGGCAGGCCTCGCGCCACCACGGCGAGCCTCGCGCCCGCCGACCTGGTCCTGAAGGCGGCGTGCGAGCGTTGCGGTGCCGCGTCGGAGCTCTACCTGACGTCGTGCCGGCACACCACCCTCTGCTCCGACTGCGGCAAGACCTTGGCGCGCGCCCGCGGGCGCTGCACCGTGTGCAACGCCCCCGTTACCAGGCTCATCCGGGTACGGCCCCCGCGCCGTCTCTATAATGCAGATTTTCGTTGGCAATCGGGCGAGCAATGCGGACCCAGCTCATCTGGGTATCGTTTGTTTTCCCCGGGGATTTCCCGTTATTCACATGGCTCGCTGCGCAGGAGTTCGATGTCCGGGTGGATACCTCCGCGGAGAAGGAGAAGACCCACTCCATCGGCAGGTTCACCACCGGCTTGCCGCCCTTCTCCAAAGAGAGGAGCACAGAAAACAGGTGGACTCTTCGCAAGGATGTTCCCCAAGGACGGCAGCTTACTGGGAATATGCGGGTACTGGCTTTTGATCGTGGATGATCACCATTGTCATTCATTTGCTTTGGACAACCTGACAATTCTGTCACTCAATTGGTATCCTTAATCATACATAAAAACAGTATATAAAACAGTGTAACAATGGTGAACCTGTGTAAATTTCAACTAATTACAATCAATCTAAATAGCACTGTAATTACTACAAAGTAGTTATGCTGCATCAGGCATCTTGTACCAGTTGCAAATTAGCAGTATGCAGTTGACAAATATATTGCTATAATATATTGCTATAAGTTCTTTGTGCAATAGCAACTTAAGGACAATAAGCTGATGTTTCCCCTGTTAAACCATGTGCACACATTTGATAAAACAGGACAGACACTACAGCAAGAGACCGTGGATTTTGGAGGATGAGACGGGCGAACATCAGTATCAGGGCCAAACTGAGGATCCGCCTGCCACATACTATTCACTGACACTGAAAGGCAATGACATGATTGCTGTTCAAGTTGGTCCCTGGTACTGTTCTCTTTGCTTCCTCTGTTATTATTTGTCTTTAAACGAACTGTGATCATATATCCATCATCTGATCATACATACTTGTAAGATTCAAGCACCATTACTGTTCTCTTCGCTTCCTCTGTTATTATTTGTCTTTAAACGAACTGTGATCATATATCCATCATCTGAACGTACATACTTGTAAGATTCAAGCACCATTAGAGTAAGGTTTCATCAAGTCTTGACATTACTAATCCTGTGGCAGAAAGCTCCTAATATAATTTCTtttgagatgggtgctctcttaaTTTTGTTAGAGCATTCTTACAGTCTCTCTTGTCCTATCAGGTATAACTTCAGTAAAATTGCACAGTACAAACAGCTGACCTTGGAAGAAGCTGAAGAGAAAATGAATAGAAGGAGAAGTAGTGCATCTGGGTATGAACGGTGGATGATGAAGGCAGCTACAAATGGAGCTGCTGCCTTTAGTTCAGGTGTGAACAGGCTTGATGTAAATAGAGGGGCAACAAATGGTGTTCACCCCAAGAAAGGAGATAGGAATGAGAATGGAAGTCAATCTGACaaagttgacgacgaagaaggggGCGCTGCAAGGAAAAACAGGCTTGGGCTTACAATGAAGGGCATGGACGAGGATGACGAGGAAGGTGGAAAGGACATAGACTTTGATTTGGATGATGAAATTGAGAAAGGTATACATATCAAATAACCCCTTTTGTTAATACTGAGATTTTATGAATTTCTACTTGCATTTATACAGCAACATACTTTAGTGTCATTCCTCAGAACTACTCACAGTTTCACACCTGAATGAAGAATAAAAAGGCTGCATACCATATTTCCGTACCCATATTATCAGACTTCAATTTAGCATGCATCTTAGCTTGATTCTACAACCTTTGTTTATCAGGTGACGATTGGGAGCACGAAGAGACCTTCACTGATGATGATGAGGCTGTGGATGTTGATATAGAGGAAAGACCTGATTTAGCTGATCCTGAGGCTCCTCCTCCTGAAATTAAACAGGTAAACAACATGTGATGTGCCTGCTGCATTATAGTGCTATTAAGCTATCACTAGATCTGCACATGCTGTTGCCTTAACCAGGATCACCAATTCACCATTCATAAGATGCGATATCTGATTTCCATCATAATACTCACAGGATGACAACGAGAATGAACTAGGCGGCAGTGACAACTTGAGCAAGTCTGGTCAGGAGCTAAAAAAGCTGCTTCGCCGAGCTGCTGGGGAAAATGAGTCTGACGTTGACGACAAAAGCACAGATGTAATTATCACAATTCTTCTTAGAACTCGCATATTCTTTCATAGGAGGTGGGACACCTTAGCAAACCTAATAACTAATCTTTGTATCTGCTTTGTCCAACAGGAAGATGACCTACCATCGCCAGAACTTGCTCCGAAACAACTTGTACCCAAAAGTGAACCAGTGGATAGCAACCCTGCTAAACCAACACCATCAGTGCACACTCAGAGCGCCACACCTACATCCAAATCCACTCAAAAGAGGAAATCAGGGGGTGGTGATGCAAATACTTCTAATGGGGCCACCtccaaaaagataaagataGAGCCTGTATGCAGTTTCTTCATTCTTCACACTACACATGTGAAATTTGAGTTGCAGTCTATAATCATAAGTTGCACCAGGTTCTTTGCTTTAAAATTGCCCTATTTCTTGGTACATAGGAAACCAGAACATTGGTTGTCAAGGATGAGAAGCTGTCTTCTTTGGAACCAATATCAAAATCATCTCTTTCAGAAAGAAGAGAATCCTCACCCATTACAGAGGAGGAAGTCAGGGCAGTACTTCTTGCAATTCAACCCACCACATGCCAAGATCTGGTGTCGAGGTTCAAGCCTCGTCTAATAACTCGAGAGGTTGGCTTCTTCAGCCTTTTGATTACATGTTTGTTCTCAATGCATTACCATACATTTAACTATTTAAGTTTTATTACAGTAATTTGTGACTACCATTCCATTCAACAATCCATTGCCTTTTATTCTCTTGTTACTGCAGGACAAGAAAACATTTACAGACATTGTGAGGAAAATATCTCACAAGGATTGCTTTGGCTATGTCGTTCTTCGGAAGGAACAAAAGTGAACAGACAAATTACTCTACCTGTATATGGTCACAGTGTTATGCTTTTATCCCAGTAGCCATCTGAAACCCGTAGATTGTTTCAGAATGCAACAGTGTAACAGATTCTTTTGTGGCACAGGGCGACAGCATGatcagtttttttttgtttgaccTATCCTTCAGAATTGACTGTATTGGCAACCAAGATGCTCAGCAAGAGGCCTCTGCCAGTTTTTTCCCCTTTTACTCTACTTCTTgctccctctttttttttttggctaaaTTAGGCCCTATTTGGATCTCCTAAAAAAATTATGAGAGTGAGCCGAGAATGAGATCAGAAAATGAGAATGGAATCTATGACTGAGAGATTCTTATAATCCAACTATCCACCTCCATCCTACTATTTGGAGATAATCGATGTGAAACACCACATGTAATGTGTTTAGAATTCAAGGACTAGAATCCGCATTCTTTCAGGAGATCAAACACCACATGTAATGTATTTAGAATTCAAGGACTAGAATCCACATTCTTTCAGGAGATCAAACACTACATGTAATGTATTTAGAATTCAAGGACTAGAACCCACATTCTTTCGAGAgatcaaacaggcccttagaccttgtttagatctattttttttaaatttgaacATTATAGttctatagcacttttgtttatatttgacaattatta contains:
- the LOC8054334 gene encoding transcription initiation factor IIF subunit alpha isoform X2, with amino-acid sequence MGGGIGRPRATTASLAPADLVLKAACERCGAASELYLTSCRHTTLCSDCGKTLARARGRCTVCNAPVTRLIREFDVRVDTSAEKEKTHSIGRFTTGLPPFSKERSTENRWTLRKDVPQGRQLTGNMRDRHYSKRPWILEDETGEHQYQGQTEDPPATYYSLTLKGNDMIAVQVGPWYNFSKIAQYKQLTLEEAEEKMNRRRSSASGYERWMMKAATNGAAAFSSGVNRLDVNRGATNGVHPKKGDRNENGSQSDKVDDEEGGAARKNRLGLTMKGMDEDDEEGGKDIDFDLDDEIEKGDDWEHEETFTDDDEAVDVDIEERPDLADPEAPPPEIKQDDNENELGGSDNLSKSGQELKKLLRRAAGENESDVDDKSTDEDDLPSPELAPKQLVPKSEPVDSNPAKPTPSVHTQSATPTSKSTQKRKSGGGDANTSNGATSKKIKIEPETRTLVVKDEKLSSLEPISKSSLSERRESSPITEEEVRAVLLAIQPTTCQDLVSRFKPRLITREDKKTFTDIVRKISHKDCFGYVVLRKEQK
- the LOC8054334 gene encoding transcription initiation factor IIF subunit alpha isoform X1, which produces MGGGIGRPRATTASLAPADLVLKAACERCGAASELYLTSCRHTTLCSDCGKTLARARGRCTVCNAPVTRLIREFDVRVDTSAEKEKTHSIGRFTTGLPPFSKERSTENRWTLRKDVPQGRQLTGNMRDRHYSKRPWILEDETGEHQYQGQTEDPPATYYSLTLKGNDMIAVQVGPWYNFSKIAQYKQLTLEEAEEKMNRRRSSASGYERWMMKAATNGAAAFSSGVNRLDVNRGATNGVHPKKGDRNENGSQSDKVDDEEGGAARKNRLGLTMKGMDEDDEEGGKDIDFDLDDEIEKGDDWEHEETFTDDDEAVDVDIEERPDLADPEAPPPEIKQDDNENELGGSDNLSKSGQELKKLLRRAAGENESDVDDKSTDVIITILLRTRIFFHRRWDTLANLITNLCICFVQQEDDLPSPELAPKQLVPKSEPVDSNPAKPTPSVHTQSATPTSKSTQKRKSGGGDANTSNGATSKKIKIEPETRTLVVKDEKLSSLEPISKSSLSERRESSPITEEEVRAVLLAIQPTTCQDLVSRFKPRLITREDKKTFTDIVRKISHKDCFGYVVLRKEQK
- the LOC8054333 gene encoding probable carboxylesterase 8; amino-acid sequence: MDPYKYLKIRFNPDGSLCRYGEAPLLPAAPAGEPVTVEDDQGARRIAVHSNDVPLNDATGTGLRLFVPSVSGGHHDRLPLIVYFHGGGYVLFRAASEPFHNTCTALAAAGPAVVASVDYRLAPEHRLPAAFEDAADAVLWARPHAAAGRPVFVMGSHNGASIAFRAALAAADAGVELRGVILNQPHLGGAERSPAEAASVDDRVLPLAANHLLWELALPVGADRDHEYCNPEAMLARVGAARLRRLPPCLVLGRRKDPPRDRTRTLVNALRKAGVAVEARLDGAGYHAMELFKANCAAEFTAQVADFVRRHSSADTGASASAGDVVGMSKL